The following nucleotide sequence is from Bacteroidota bacterium.
TGGGAGCTGTTGTCACAACAACCGAAATAGCCGATGCCTTCGCCAACGGGATGGAATTTTTTAGTTCGTTTGGTGGAAATCCGGTTTCAATGAAAGCAGCCAAAGCAGTTTTAGAAGTTGTTGAAGAAGAAGGACTCCAAAAGGAAGCTTTAGAAACAGGCAACTACTATAAATCAAGGCTCAATGAACTTAAGAATAGCTACCCCGTTATCGGAGATGTTCGAGGTGATGGATTGTTTTTAGGTATTGAAATTGTTCATCCCACCGATTTATCTCCGGATACCAAACTAGCTTGTTCGATCAAGGAAAAATTAAAAGAAGTCTTTGTATTAATCAGTACCGACGGGCCTTTCGACAATGTAATCAAGACGAAACCTCCACTCTGTTTTAGCAAAAAAAACGTGGATGAAGTTTGTGACAAGATGGAAAAGATTTTAGAGGAAATTTAGAGTTCCTATCATTTAGCAGAACTTACCGGCACTACCAATTTTTTTTAGGTTTAATAAAAATGGACTCATCTATCGGTTTATTAAACTCAATGGATTTAATTTGCATCATCCCGCCACCCATTTGGCGACTGCCATCACCGCTTACTTCCTTATCAGAAATAGTTTCCGTATTAAAGGCAACCGCAATACCGTCGATAACCCGATAATTGCTGAATAAAACCGTAGCTGTAATTGTATCACCCTGAAACTCACGTTTGGTTGATTGTTTATTTATGTAATACGATTTAGCATCCATAAAAACATCCGTGATCAAAGAATCCTTATCAATGACTTTCAGTTTAAAAGCCTTCTTATCATCAATAATTTCACTTCCTTCTAAAACAATCGACAGTTCCTTCTCGTCACTCTTAAACAATATCCCTCCATATTCCCTGCTTTTTTTAAGTATCGCTAATTGAGAGCCGTAAATATCTGTAATCCCACTCATTGGATGCAAGGACCAGGCTTTATCTTCATCCAAAACCTGTATCAATTTATTTCTCATAAAAATGCGTTCATGATAATATTTTGAAGGCTTTTTAATGATTGTTTTGAAAGGAACTTTTTGAGTTCCCAAATAATTTTCACCGGTAATTGTAATGGTATTAATTCCCTTTAATTTTTCATAACCCATTGCTTTTGAATGCGACTTTAGGATCTCATCCAAACTTTGAGCATGAAGGCTAATAAAATGAAAACAAATGAAGAAGATGATTAAAAAAAAGTACCTTTTCATGATTTCAATTTTGCTTTTTATTTATAAAGTTATTAGTCATTTAATTCATCATTAATTCCCATACTTTTCTTTTCAAATGTAAATAAATTAATTTTAAGTAAAAGAACCCTGTTGCCGTATACTTTCATCCTGAAATATG
It contains:
- a CDS encoding outer membrane lipoprotein-sorting protein; the protein is MKRYFFLIIFFICFHFISLHAQSLDEILKSHSKAMGYEKLKGINTITITGENYLGTQKVPFKTIIKKPSKYYHERIFMRNKLIQVLDEDKAWSLHPMSGITDIYGSQLAILKKSREYGGILFKSDEKELSIVLEGSEIIDDKKAFKLKVIDKDSLITDVFMDAKSYYINKQSTKREFQGDTITATVLFSNYRVIDGIAVAFNTETISDKEVSGDGSRQMGGGMMQIKSIEFNKPIDESIFIKPKKNW